Part of the Bacillus cabrialesii genome is shown below.
TGCTGATCCGGAGTGTAAATCAGAAGCCCGCAGTCATCATGCTTTGTGCCGACCGGATAGCCATCTTCCTTTAAGATGTCTTTTACGATGGGAGATCCCACACCGGACAGGTCACCTGTCAGGATAAGATCATAGTCATCCGCTGTCCGGTTGAGATCTATAAAGTGCTGCTTAATCGTATCAGCTGCAGCCGGAGCCATGGCTGATCCCATATCAAAAGGATCTGTAATTCCTAAGTCAGAAACCTTTCCGACAGTCGCACTTGTGATTTGGATGTCTCCCGGGGTTTGGCTGATGACCACTGCTCCGCTCCCGGTTACAGTAGAGGTGGCAGTATCCGGTTTTTGGCCTCCGTATTCCGTTGGATAGCGAAACTGTCTTTCGGCCGTTGCATTATGACTGCTGGTGGCAGCGAGGGCTCTCTTGGCAAACCCGCCGTCAACTAAGGCCGATGCGACAGCCACTGTTTCCATTGATGTTGAACAGGCGCCAAACATACAAAGAAACGGAATCTTCAAGTGTCTTGCCACATAATTGGCCGTCACGTTTTGATTCAGCAAATCGCCTGCCAGCAATAGGTCAATATCATCTTTTGTCAGATTACTTTTTTGAAGCGCTGAAGTAATCGCATCTTCCATCAGCTGGCGTTCAGCCATTTCCCAGTTTTTTTGATTACAGTGCATTTCGTCATAGGTTTTATCATATAAAGAGCCGAGCGGGCCCTCTTTTTCCTTTGGTCCCGCTGCCGTTCCCGCTGAATTGACAAATAAGGGATTTTCAAATACCCAGGTTTGCTTTCCTGTTAATTTCATTATCTTCTCCTCCTATGACATCAGTTTCTCAAAAGCAAACCGAATCATTCCGACGATATAAGCGGCAACAACACCGAAAACAATGACATTTCCCGCCAGTTTAAACATATTTGTCGCTACTCCGAGCACTAACCCTTCGCTTTTATATTCAAGAGCGGCACTTGCCATACTGTTGGCAAAACCTGTGACCGGTACGGCTGAACCGGCGCCTGCAAACTGTCCGATTCTGTCATAGATGCCGAACCCGGTAAGCAGGGCAGAAATTAATATCAGTGTTGCCGCTGTCGGATTTCCCGCTGTTTTTTCATTAAAATCAAAAAAATGGATATAAAAATTTTGCAGACCTTGCCCGATCGCACAGATCAGACCGCCTACCAGAAAAGCTTTTACACAGTTCCACACGTAAGGCGGCTTAGGCTGATATGTTTTCACTTTTGATTTGTAGTTTTCTTTTATGTTGGTCATTTGTAAACCTCCTTATGAGTGATCAATAAAATACAGCCAGTGAAATAAAGACCCCACGATTTTTCCAATCACGATGGCCATTAACAGAATAATAATTTTACTTCTGAGCCCGATTCGTTTTGCTAATATCGGCAGGACATTTAAAACCTCTGTCAGGGCAGCCGCAAGCATCCCGACAAACAAACCTGCCAGCAGCCCGACCGGCACGGCAATCCATTTTGTTAAAAAAAGATGGTTCATATGAAGCGTCTCCCATCCTCCGCAAACCGCGCCCAGAATAACAGCCGCTTCATAAGCCTGAACAAATCTCATCGTTTTGGTGAGCTGCATCAGCCGCGGAATGATTCCCATTACGGTTAAAAAAGCAACGAAGCCAGCCCCCACCGTGATGCCTCCGCCGAGCCCGACAAAAATAATGAACAATACACTAACGATCATGCAGGTCCTTTATTGTTTCTTCATTCTCATGCATGGCGACATATTGATCGAGATCTAGCTGATAGTTGAACATCTCAACCTCCAGCGGGCTGGGCTCTTCATTTAGGCGCTTTTTAAATATGTGGTTAAAAAACACGATCATCCCCAGTCCCAAACCGATGCTGTATGGGATTTGAAGCAAATATGGATAGTCATTCCTCTCTCCGGTTATGATTTCATATAAAGCGATATGAACGTCTCTCATGCTGACATCCTCATGAAAGTTCATGATGGCAAGACACGATCCGATAAAGAGAAGCAGCCAGACACCGATAAACAGAACCGTCGATATTTGCCGTTTCTGATACTGAATTTCAACAATGGTTTCTGCCCCGCCTACCGTTTGAACATCAAGGGCCGGTTCTTGTAAATGAATGGCTCTGAGCACATGTATGATATCCAGAATTACGATATTTTTATCTTTTTCCGTCACCTGATAAAGCGGCATTGCCGAAAGTTTCTTCTTCAGCTGAACCTGCCCTTCAATTTGCGCAGCGTCCCCAACGGTAATAATATCTCCCGGATGCGCCAGCACACGGTGGCGAAGCCGGATAAATATACGTCGTTCCATCATTGATCACCATCTTTCGGTGGTTATATATGTAGTATGTGGTTCGATTTTGTTCTCATTCATCCGCTTGAAAAGACCATAAATTACCACGCTTTTGCATACAAAAAAGCCAGCCTGCACTGCAGACTAGCCATCCGTATGATCCATTTGAACCTTGATCTGTTTTAATATTTTCTTTTCAAGCCTGGAAACCTGAACTTGAGAGATCCCAAGCCGCTCAGCAACCTCGGATTGCGTCTGGTCTTTATAATATCTGAGATAGACGATTAATTTTTCCCTTTCCTCCAAATCGCTGATCGCTTCTTTCAGCGCAATCTTGTCAAACCATTTCTCTTCTGAATTGTCAGCGATTTGATCAAGCAGGGTAATCGGATCTCCGTCATTTTCATAAACCGTTTCGTGAATCGAAGACGGTGCCCTTACCGCCTCTTGGGCGAGTACGACATCTTCTGCCTCAATCTCCAAATGGTCGGCGATTTCCTGCACCGTCGGCACTCTGCCCAGTGTTTTTGAAAGCTCATCCTTCGCGCGACGGATTTTGTTTCCGAGCTCTTTTAATGACCTTGACACCTTTACGGTCCCATCGTCACGGATAAAACGCTGGATTTCACCGATAATCATCGGCACCGCATACGTTGAAAAACGCACATCATAGGATAAATCAAATTTGTCAACAGATTTCAGCAGCCCGATGCAGCCGATCTGGAAAAGATCATCAGGCTCATATCCTCTGTTTAAAAACCGCTGTACGACAGACCAAACAAGACGCATGTTTTTTTCTATGAGGAGGTCTCTTGCCTGCTGGTCGCCATTTTGGCTTTGTTTGATTAATTCTTTTACTTCATGATCCTTCAGCTGAGCGTTCTTGCCGTTTTTCTTAACCTCCACATCCATAACAAATCTCCTTAATTACAAAGCGCTTTGCTTTTTGATAAGTGCTTTGTTAAGCGAATCGTCGTTCCCATCTCCGGTGATGAATCGATACTGACATCATCCATGAAATTCTCCATAATGGTAAAGCCCATTCCGGAGCGCTCAAGCTCAGGTTTCGTCGTGAATAATGGCTGGCGGGCTTCCTCTAGATCTGTAATGCCCATGCCTTCATCGCGAATAGTCATGTATACGACATGATCTTCCAGCGTCACTGAAATGTAAACTTTTCCGTCACAATTCTCTTCATATCCATGGATGATGGCATTCGTCACAGCCTCTGACACGACTGTTTTGATTTCGGTCAGTTCGTCCATTGTCGGATCAAGCTGAGCAATAAATGAAGCGACTGTCACACGGGCGAACGATTCATTCTGGCTGAGGGCCGAAAACTCAAGATGCATTTCATTTTTCATGATGCCACCCCCAGCGTCAGCAGCGCCTGCTGCTCTGATTGTTCAAATCGGATAATTTTAAACAGACCCGACATATCAAACAGCCGCTTCACCGCAGGAGAGATAGCGCAAACGACCATTTCCCCGCCAATTTGCTTAATTTGCTTGTATCTTCCTAATATGACACCAAGCCCCGAGCTGTCCATAAAGGAAAGGTCCTCCAGGTTCAGCACAATATGGCGGATATCATCCTTTTCCAAAGATTGAGTCACTTTTTGTTTCAAGGTTTCAGCCGTATGGTGATCGAGTTCGCCTGTTAATCGAATACAAAGCACAGATTCTTTGACATGCATGTCAATTCCAAGGCTCATGCTCATTCCTCCTTGATATGATCGGATAATGAGTGTTTCGATTTCGACGGAATGAATTCCTTCACCGTGACAAAACTAGTGATCATTCGGCATAATTACTTAAATTTTGTCCAGTCTCCCATCGTCCGCTTCAAGAATGTTAAGAACCCGGCTTTCTTCATATCTTCTTTAGCAGCCACGGGACTTTCAGCGAGCACTTCTCCATCCTTTTTCAAAACGAGTGTGCCAAGCTCTTGGCCTTTTTGAATCGGAGCGCTTACATTGTCATTCATTTTGATTTCTTTTTTCACATTTTTCATATCCTCGCCTTTTTTCGTCAAGATTGAAATCGGCTCAGAAGTAGTCAGTTCAACAAATGTTTGTTTTCCTTTTTTGACCTTTACTTTTGCCACTGTTTCATTTCGTTTAAATAAAGGATGCGTTTCATATTGACTAAAGGCGAAATCAAGCATCTTTGTCACTTGCGCGTTTCTTTCTTTAGGTGTGCTCGCTCCGAACACAACCGCGATGGCCCGCATGTTTCCTTTTTTAGCCGAAGCTGTCAGACAATATTTCGCTTCACCTGTATAGCCTGTTTTTACGCCGTCTACGCCGGGATAAAATTTGATAAGCCGATTCGTATTCACCAGCCAAAACTTTTTATCT
Proteins encoded:
- the spoVAA gene encoding stage V sporulation protein SpoVAA; protein product: MERRIFIRLRHRVLAHPGDIITVGDAAQIEGQVQLKKKLSAMPLYQVTEKDKNIVILDIIHVLRAIHLQEPALDVQTVGGAETIVEIQYQKRQISTVLFIGVWLLLFIGSCLAIMNFHEDVSMRDVHIALYEIITGERNDYPYLLQIPYSIGLGLGMIVFFNHIFKKRLNEEPSPLEVEMFNYQLDLDQYVAMHENEETIKDLHDR
- the sigF gene encoding RNA polymerase sporulation sigma factor SigF, with translation MDVEVKKNGKNAQLKDHEVKELIKQSQNGDQQARDLLIEKNMRLVWSVVQRFLNRGYEPDDLFQIGCIGLLKSVDKFDLSYDVRFSTYAVPMIIGEIQRFIRDDGTVKVSRSLKELGNKIRRAKDELSKTLGRVPTVQEIADHLEIEAEDVVLAQEAVRAPSSIHETVYENDGDPITLLDQIADNSEEKWFDKIALKEAISDLEEREKLIVYLRYYKDQTQSEVAERLGISQVQVSRLEKKILKQIKVQMDHTDG
- the spoVAD gene encoding stage V sporulation protein AD translates to MKLTGKQTWVFENPLFVNSAGTAAGPKEKEGPLGSLYDKTYDEMHCNQKNWEMAERQLMEDAITSALQKSNLTKDDIDLLLAGDLLNQNVTANYVARHLKIPFLCMFGACSTSMETVAVASALVDGGFAKRALAATSSHNATAERQFRYPTEYGGQKPDTATSTVTGSGAVVISQTPGDIQITSATVGKVSDLGITDPFDMGSAMAPAAADTIKQHFIDLNRTADDYDLILTGDLSGVGSPIVKDILKEDGYPVGTKHDDCGLLIYTPDQQVFAGGSGCACSAVVTYSHIFKQLREGKLNRVFVVATGALLSPTMIQQKETIPTIAHGVVFERAGGAS
- the spoIIAA gene encoding anti-sigma F factor antagonist: MSLGIDMHVKESVLCIRLTGELDHHTAETLKQKVTQSLEKDDIRHIVLNLEDLSFMDSSGLGVILGRYKQIKQIGGEMVVCAISPAVKRLFDMSGLFKIIRFEQSEQQALLTLGVAS
- the spoVAB gene encoding stage V sporulation protein SpoVAB → MIVSVLFIIFVGLGGGITVGAGFVAFLTVMGIIPRLMQLTKTMRFVQAYEAAVILGAVCGGWETLHMNHLFLTKWIAVPVGLLAGLFVGMLAAALTEVLNVLPILAKRIGLRSKIIILLMAIVIGKIVGSLFHWLYFIDHS
- the spoIIAB gene encoding anti-sigma F factor produces the protein MKNEMHLEFSALSQNESFARVTVASFIAQLDPTMDELTEIKTVVSEAVTNAIIHGYEENCDGKVYISVTLEDHVVYMTIRDEGMGITDLEEARQPLFTTKPELERSGMGFTIMENFMDDVSIDSSPEMGTTIRLTKHLSKSKALCN
- the spoVAC gene encoding stage V sporulation protein AC, translating into MTNIKENYKSKVKTYQPKPPYVWNCVKAFLVGGLICAIGQGLQNFYIHFFDFNEKTAGNPTAATLILISALLTGFGIYDRIGQFAGAGSAVPVTGFANSMASAALEYKSEGLVLGVATNMFKLAGNVIVFGVVAAYIVGMIRFAFEKLMS